ACAACAAACACAGTGAAAACGTAGCTTTACACCTAATCCTAACGGCGATGGGTGCAGTGAGTTGCTTGTGAGTTGGTAGACGCATCGTATGCCGTGGAAACGCGCCTTGGTGGAAATGAATTCAAATTGGGGTTAGAATGCGAGGGATGAATGCGTGATAAATCCCCCACCTTGTTTTTAACAAGTTAGTAGAACTGCAAGTTATGCACACGTTAGTCCTGTTATAGACGCATATGTGATGTCTCCGGGGCGTGGCGAGGGCATTGTCTCAAGTGCTCAAAAAtacacccccctcccttttTAAGATATACAAAAATTAATGTTTAGTCTTGCTGACTGAATCGTGTTATGCATATCTTATTTGTACAGTTTCTCACTGACATAAGCGATAAGCATTTTCTTGTGCACAGATCATTCACTATTAGAATCGAAATAATCGGACGCCTTGTCTCGTCATGGACCAGTCGTTCACGAAACTGATCACAAAAAAATCTGAAAATCTAAAGTATAAACGTGCGTATTGGGGAAAAGGAAGCTAGATCTCAGCACAGCGCATGAACAGCCGCTtctaaataaaatgtttaatgTTTTACATTAGATATCAACGAGTGTGACGATCAGGCCGCCAGAAGCCTGTGTCCTTCTGACAAGACCAAATGCATGAACAGGGATGGTTTCTTTGAGTGTATGTGTAAAGCAGATGGCTACGTGTGGTATGAAAACGAATGCACCGATGTGGACGAGTGCAAAACAAACGCTCACGAGTGCAAAAACGCTTTCTGCCACAACACTCTGGGAAGTTACAAATGCAGTTGTAAAGAAGGCTATACTTTTAAAGATAAGGACCCTGTACAGAAGCAATGTGTTGGTAAGTACAAGCAACAAATTAATATACGGAAGGGTGTCGAGGGGGTGGGTTCTTCTTTTCCTGGAAATTAACGGTACAATGATTGAATGTAGATATGGATGAATGCGAGGAGCAGGAGTACCGAAAGTTGTGCGAGATGATGGACGCCAACTGCAAAAACACTCTCGGCTCGTACAAGTGTCAGTGTCCACTTGGTTACAGCATGAATAATGAGATGAAAAAGTGTGTCGGTAAGTAGAACTCCCTGCTTTCATTTCGCCCATCCTcataccctccctccctccctcccttcctcccaccctcccatcccatcccatcccatcccaccCCATctcatcccatcccatcccatcccatcccatcccatcccatcccatcccatccatccatccctttcCCTACCTCAACCTGCCGATCTGGTGACTGTGGTTGGGGCTCTCTTTTCTCGCATATTCCCGTCCCTGGTTCTGAGTCATACTGAAAGACGAGAATGGTATGCATGCTTCTGCAAATAGGCACTCCCCTCCTTCTCTAAAATTCTCTCATTTTCTTTATATCCAAAGATCGCGACGAGTGCGCGGAAGACTGGCCGTGCAGCAAATTTGCTTTCTGCCGTAACGAGATAGGGACATATCGGTGCACATGCAAGCCTGGGTATGCGGGTGACGGCAAAACATGCGTTAAAGATCTGGCTTCGACTCAGAATGCCGAGACTAAGAAGTTTGCTATTTTCGCTGGCACCGGAGGAGGActcctcctcatcatcataGCAGTCGTCTCCTTTGTATTCGTATGCCGTAAGAAGACCGCTGGTCAGGACCAGGGAGTCGTTGTCGCTGGCTTCGATGCAGGATTCGACCAGGCGTTCCTGACGGATGCTAGCTTTGAGTTTTCAGGCGCAGTGGAAGGCTCAGCGGAGGGGGACTGGACCTTTATGGAGGAGGAGGACTATGAAGAGATGTCTGACGATGATTCAGATGACTCGGATATTGGCACGGTGCTTCCGAACTTTGGCTCCATGCCAGGAGCCAGTTTGGAATGATTTCGCTAAAAGAAAGCTTAACGTGCATGGAAAAGTGTGTGTGGAAAGCACTCCACTTAAAGTATATTTTACACAGAGATCGCGTGTTTGATAGAACTGTTGAATTTGAATTGAACTCTATTCAAGGAAAATACGATACCtactacaaaaataatatctTTTTGGAGATCTTTTTGGACAAATGTTGAAACTGCTGTCTTagcaaaataatttttttttactgcctTCTTTCAATAAAGTTACCTTGCAAGTAAGCGCCTGACGCTTGTCTCGGTTCCTATATATCAGATAATTGCCTTTTTACCACGTAGTACACCTTCTATTTAGGAGCACTTTAAACTCGCATGAACaacttggggaggggggaaggtcCGCTTAATAATTGTACGACAAAATTGATTGTTCCGCCAAAGCCGCTTAATAAAGAGGAACCGCAATCCATTTACAACAACAGGAATTTAGCCCCtaatttaaatatattttcattttctgaaataatcatcgcgGTACTTTTTTTGACCATTTTAACAATTAGAGGCGTATATTGAGAGCTCTTAAACAAAGCGAGGCAGAGAAAAGATAgtaagactttttttaaaaaatacgcTAGAACCAAACAAGGGCGATAGGAACAGTGATTGTTAGGCTAAATTCCGATAACCACGAATTTCCCTCCAATTTGGTTCAAATGTACTACCGGCAAACCAGACAAAATGTTCGTGTATCGAATATTATCTTTCATTTTGTACCGAATATATCTGTAATAAAGCCAATTTCTTGAAGAAGTTGTCATAGATTAATCTGGTTCCGTTTTAGCCGTGATTCATAATCGTTTAGGCGGTTTTCCTTCCTCATCTCGGTTTACCTCCTCCCCACtcgtaataaaatacaaaagggTAGGAAGGTCTAAGGACTGGCAATCACAACTTCCACTTTTCGAGGCAACTTTTTCGGCAGAAAACGGACAGCTTTTCCCTTCAAAATCCTAAATGGTATAGGAGAATAATTTCTAAACACATCTTTCAAAGAAAAACACTCAAAAGGCCAGAATTACCCTGCAATTTTTCGCTACAAAGTCGAAATTTATCGTTCTTTCAGGGTGCTGACAAACGGGTCCCCTGAGCGCGGTCGAGGCCTGGACACAATAAAGAATACAATGAAGGTATCGGCGGTTGCCATGGCATTGTATTCTATCGAAGACCGGCAAACAAGACATTTGAGCCAATTTGTAGGAAAATTCGTGGTTATcagaatttagcctaacaaTCACTGTTCCTATCGCCCTTGCCTTGGTGCGCATGACAGAATATTATAATAACGACCCCCGCAGCGGGCATTTCGCGGAAGCGAAGCTTTAGCGAAATTCATATTGAAACATGGCGACGCTTGAAAGGTTATTGGACTTACTAAGAGAATATCACTTGGGTACGTTGGCTTTTATAACACCTTTATTATCTTATCTTACGTTATAAAGTAAAAATGTCTTTGTGAATTTCAGATGATGTACTCTTCCATAATTCAACTCCAGAACTAGGCATCCAGCATCGGAGTAGACCAAAGCAGAAGCGAATAATCCGTGGCAAAAAACAGCAGAAAAGTAAGAAATTAAAGAGAAACGAGCAGCAGCAGCCATTCCCAAAAGGAGATCTAGAAACGCTGCGTAGATTTTCAGTCACTGATGTAAAAATCTCTAAGCAAAGCACGAAATGGGCAAAGAAAATGGCGGATAAGCACCTGGAAATTATCCGCAAGcattgtaaaacaaattctaTTAAGCTTTTTAACCATTTTGAATACACCGGGAGCTTCTATGAGCATCTGAAAACAATCGATGCTGATGAACTTGACATTATGGTGGCTCTAAGCATCAAAATGGATGAGCTTGAAGTTGAGCAAGTCACACCTGGCTATGCCGGACTCAAGCTGCGAGATACCCCGAGTAACCGAAATAAATACAATGATTTGACGATCGCAGACAACTATGGAAGGTATTTAAGTCCGGAGAAAGTGTCGAGGTGGTTTTTCAGTCTGGTCCAGAAAGCAGTTAACACCTATAAAGATGAGATCCCTCAAACTGAAGTCAAATTAACGGATAATGGCCCGGCGACCACACTAGTAATTACATACCGCGAAGGTGACAAGCCCCAAGAGAAAAACAGGAGACTGAGCATTGACCTAGTGCCTGCACTGCTGTTCAAAGACAAGACCAAGCCTGCTGGGGATGATTTAAGGGCTTGGCACTATGTCGCTAAAACCATACCTAAGGGGGCAAGGCTCAAGGAACCCCTGCCTTTCAGGTCAGAGTTGCTGTGGCGACAATCATTTTCCTTGAAGGAAAAGCACCTTATGGATAAACTCGACAAGGATGACAATGGTTGCCGGCGAGAAATGGTGCGGATAGTGAAAACTATTGTCAAGAAAGATCCAACGCTGGCGCAGTTATCGTCATATCATATCAAAACCGCATTTCTACAGTACAATTTTTCTGATGTGAAACTCGACTGGGAAGGCAAGAAGCTAGCGGAAAGGTTCTTGCACTTTTTGGAGTTTCTACGAGATCGAGTAAAGGATAAGACTTTGAATAACTATTTCATTACAGATTTGAATTTACTGGACGATCTGAATGACTCAAACATTGATAATATTGCCAACCGGCTGGACAAGATAATACAAAATGAGACAGAAAGAGCAAAAATCTTCACAACCCAACGCCAGTAGGCTGGTTGGAAGAATTCAAACACAAGCCAATCACTGTCAAACACAAGCCAATCACTCTCTCGCTCCCAGGCGTCTCTAGTCAGTAAAACAGATTACCTCGCTATGCATCATGGGAATTATCAAGCATTACAAAGGACCATGGGCTTACGGGCGCTAGGAGAGTCCCAGTCTTTTAACTATCTGTATTGTAAAATTAGAATTTCAATCAGAATTGTTATGTGTGTTGCATCTAGTGAACTATTGATATTCGCTAAAACTGAGCCAATCTACACTTTTATCACCTTTAAAATGATCCCAACCAATTTATCATCCGACCTTTAATGGTGCTTTTTTAACTGGATACACTAATCTATGCTGTTTTGGCAATGGTGGCCATGAGCAAAACAGCGCCAGAAGAAATGCCCTCGAAAACATCACCATTTCAGTCATGTTTAACAACAATGATAGAACAATACCATTCAGAGATCTTTATTTCAAAGCAAAAATGTGAACAATGACAGATAATCAGCTGGATATGAAAACAACTCGTTGGAAAACGGCTAGTTTACGTGACTACCGCAACACCAGTATAGCCCACACTAGCCCAGTCAGAAGGGCCAAACCCTGCATGGCCGGTCTGAAAGCGTCAGATGGCAAAGTTGTCATAGTCGTCGGCTGAGTTGGCAATCCCTCGTTATTGCATCCGTCTCCTTGACAACACTTGGCAGAACATTCATCTATCTGACCAGTGCTGTTAAACTCTTTGCAAAACTCGCCACACGCCAGGGACACAGTGCAGTTACGAAACTCTATGCTGGCAGGGCTACCTGTGTCGTTACGGCCAAAAGCTTTGAAGGTCACACAGCTATCAGGGATGAAAGGACCGTGGGATGGACATTCCTGGGAATATAAAGATATTAGGCACATAGAAAAAGAACATAAAATAACTTTAGTACCATAGGATATAACCAACTAACTTAGTACCGTAGGATATAACCAAGGGGCCCCACCCTGTTCTACGACGACATTTTTGTACATCGGAAGGCGGTGAATCAGCTAGTTAgccaacattttctttttattgcaTTCAACCGAGCAAAGAAGTGCCAGCATTACTGGTTGATGTTGCCGCTGTTTGTACCCCGGGGCATATCAATGGATAACATAAGCCTAAAGAAAGAAAGAGTAAGAAGTAGCCATCAAATAGCTGCCCCTAGCTTTCCGCtataaggggggtgggggtggttaGCCCAATGAACATCCGCGGGATTTTTAAAGGGCGCCTGGCGTTCATCTAGTCTCCCTCACGGACATTCTGGACGGGTCACGTCACGATGGGAACTAGTTCACCGTCTGATTCTTTCGATCACCATTTCATATCTTAGAGCGGATACCTCTTTGTGACGATACCCCGCTTTTCTATGTGAACAATATAAAGATTACCTAGTAGAGGTGCTCTATCTTAGAAGAAATAATTTACCATGAGCACAGGGTTGTCACATGAGTGGCCACCTAGCGATGGGACGTTGGAACAGACGTAGCATTTTAATGCAGGGCCTGAAATCAAAAATGAATATGTTGTTAATCAATACAGAGACAATAGCACCAATATTTAAGCACTAGATAAATTTCTAAGTTAGTGATACCTGGGTTCACCAATTGCTTTGAAAACTATCGTTGTTCGTGTTCGCTCATATTTGGGATTCCTCTTTTTAGAAAAGTCTAGCAATTCCACGTAAACTTTCAGGAATAGGTGAGAACAAGTACCATCGAAAGTAAAACATGGCTTTCAGAAGTATGTATCATTTGGCGGGTGTTGGGGGGTCACCTGGTGGTTTCCATACCCTACCTGGTTGCGCACTTGGAGCCAAAGTCGGATTAAAGCTGTCACTGTTACATAGATCATCTTGACAACACTGTCTTGAGCACTCCACCGAGCTGACGTTCATTGAAGATTTAGCCGAATCACACATTAATTGGTTAAAGGCATCAGAACATTGGAAGGCTGGTTGACAACTTTCTTTAACGTCTTGACTAAATGACATTGACATTCCCTGGACTTTGACTGTGCCCTTAATCAGCATCCTGCTGCACATGGTGTCGGAAGGGCACTCAGTGACGTTAGCAGGTGGACATGTAGCTCCAGGCATTTGAGTGCATTCTTGTTTGTAACACTTGAGGCCATGAGCTGAGAAAAAAGCGAAAACATCAAGCCAACCCGACGCGCATCTAAAGGGTCATAGGTCAGGCAAGGCGAgtatctaaggggtgctaGATTAAGCCAGGTGCGTATCTAAAGGGCGCTAGTTTAGACCAGGCGCGTATCTATGGGTGATAGGTTAGACCAGGTGCGTGTCTAAGGGGTGCTAGGTTACGCCAGGCGTGTACCTAAGGGTTGCTAGGTTAGGccaggcgcgtatctaaggggtgctaggttagaccaggcgcgtatctaaggggtgttagGCTAGACCAGgtgcgtatctaaggggtgttaggttagaccaggcgcgtatctaagagggtgttaggttagacaaggcgcgtatctaaggggtgctaggttagaccaggCGAGTATCTATggggtgctaggttagaccaggcgcgtatctaaggggtgctaggttagaccaggcgcgtatctaaggggtgctaggttagaccaggtgcgtatctaaggggtgctaggttagaacaggcgcgtatctaaggggtgctaggttagaccaggcgcgtatctaaggggtgctaggttagaccaggTGCGTATCTAAGagggtgctaggttagacaaggcgcgtatctaggggtgttaggttaggccaggcgcgtacctaag
The sequence above is a segment of the Nematostella vectensis chromosome 2, jaNemVect1.1, whole genome shotgun sequence genome. Coding sequences within it:
- the LOC116616113 gene encoding fibrillin-2 isoform X2, coding for MKSSHTLFFAALSCLVICTFQKDYEYDVLRTSNAKLTASSSLGPDADLSAGNSWCPGLESAQRWIKADLGERYVLNAMELTTTEPDLVFSFSWSDTGEYGKWISLDKMIKISRADEPVQILLEKVERRGAVVASHVMVNVSQPSGGKLCFSFELSGFQDKCLFKSCPKGSECTISMMGKENCHQCMPGFLKRKGECLGVNPCLDTSLCGRNATCVSSKPFDYACFCKTNFTGDAKVACRACGPGFVDDGQGCYDVNECETGTHSCQSNQDCINTDGAHKCECKRGFTPKPNGKGCTDINECDDQAARSLCPSDKTKCMNRDGFFECMCKADGYVWYENECTDVDECKTNAHECKNAFCHNTLGSYKCSCKEGYTFKDKDPVQKQCVDMDECEEQEYRKLCEMMDANCKNTLGSYKCQCPLGYSMNNEMKKCVDRDECAEDWPCSKFAFCRNEIGTYRCTCKPGYAGDGKTCVKDLASTQNAETKKFAIFAGTGGGLLLIIIAVVSFVFVCRKKTAGQDQGVVVAGFDAGFDQAFLTDASFEFSGAVEGSAEGDWTFMEEEDYEEMSDDDSDDSDIGTVLPNFGSMPGASLE
- the LOC116616113 gene encoding fibrillin-2 isoform X1, with the translated sequence MKSSHTLFFAALSCLVIGTFQKDYEYDVLRTSNAKLTASSSLGPDADLSAGNSWCPGLESAQRWIKADLGERYVLNAMELTTTEPDLVFSFSWSDTGEYGKWISLDKMIKISRADEPVQILLEKVERRGAVVASHVMVNVSQPSGGKLCFSFELSGFQDKCLFKSCPKGSECTISMMGKENCHQCMPGFLKRKGECLGVNPCLDTSLCGRNATCVSSKPFDYACFCKTNFTGDAKVACRACGPGFVDDGQGCYDVNECETGTHSCQSNQDCINTDGAHKCECKRGFTPKPNGKGCTDINECDDQAARSLCPSDKTKCMNRDGFFECMCKADGYVWYENECTDVDECKTNAHECKNAFCHNTLGSYKCSCKEGYTFKDKDPVQKQCVDMDECEEQEYRKLCEMMDANCKNTLGSYKCQCPLGYSMNNEMKKCVDRDECAEDWPCSKFAFCRNEIGTYRCTCKPGYAGDGKTCVKDLASTQNAETKKFAIFAGTGGGLLLIIIAVVSFVFVCRKKTAGQDQGVVVAGFDAGFDQAFLTDASFEFSGAVEGSAEGDWTFMEEEDYEEMSDDDSDDSDIGTVLPNFGSMPGASLE
- the LOC116616113 gene encoding adhesion G protein-coupled receptor E2 isoform X3 produces the protein MELTTTEPDLVFSFSWSDTGEYGKWISLDKMIKISRADEPVQILLEKVERRGAVVASHVMVNVSQPSGGKLCFSFELSGFQDKCLFKSCPKGSECTISMMGKENCHQCMPGFLKRKGECLGVNPCLDTSLCGRNATCVSSKPFDYACFCKTNFTGDAKVACRACGPGFVDDGQGCYDVNECETGTHSCQSNQDCINTDGAHKCECKRGFTPKPNGKGCTDINECDDQAARSLCPSDKTKCMNRDGFFECMCKADGYVWYENECTDVDECKTNAHECKNAFCHNTLGSYKCSCKEGYTFKDKDPVQKQCVDMDECEEQEYRKLCEMMDANCKNTLGSYKCQCPLGYSMNNEMKKCVDRDECAEDWPCSKFAFCRNEIGTYRCTCKPGYAGDGKTCVKDLASTQNAETKKFAIFAGTGGGLLLIIIAVVSFVFVCRKKTAGQDQGVVVAGFDAGFDQAFLTDASFEFSGAVEGSAEGDWTFMEEEDYEEMSDDDSDDSDIGTVLPNFGSMPGASLE
- the LOC5509120 gene encoding cyclic GMP-AMP synthase, with product MATLERLLDLLREYHLDDVLFHNSTPELGIQHRSRPKQKRIIRGKKQQKSKKLKRNEQQQPFPKGDLETLRRFSVTDVKISKQSTKWAKKMADKHLEIIRKHCKTNSIKLFNHFEYTGSFYEHLKTIDADELDIMVALSIKMDELEVEQVTPGYAGLKLRDTPSNRNKYNDLTIADNYGRYLSPEKVSRWFFSLVQKAVNTYKDEIPQTEVKLTDNGPATTLVITYREGDKPQEKNRRLSIDLVPALLFKDKTKPAGDDLRAWHYVAKTIPKGARLKEPLPFRSELLWRQSFSLKEKHLMDKLDKDDNGCRREMVRIVKTIVKKDPTLAQLSSYHIKTAFLQYNFSDVKLDWEGKKLAERFLHFLEFLRDRVKDKTLNNYFITDLNLLDDLNDSNIDNIANRLDKIIQNETERAKIFTTQRQ
- the LOC116616109 gene encoding uncharacterized protein LOC116616109: MATSSSRIVVFCAAILCGVILHSRPAHGLKCYKQECTQMPGATCPPANVTECPSDTMCSRMLIKGTVKVQGMSMSFSQDVKESCQPAFQCSDAFNQLMCDSAKSSMNVSSVECSRQCCQDDLCNSDSFNPTLAPSAQPGPALKCYVCSNVPSLGGHSCDNPVLMECPSHGPFIPDSCVTFKAFGRNDTGSPASIEFRNCTVSLACGEFCKEFNSTGQIDECSAKCCQGDGCNNEGLPTQPTTMTTLPSDAFRPAMQGLALLTGLVWAILVLR